The Vulpes lagopus strain Blue_001 chromosome 24, ASM1834538v1, whole genome shotgun sequence genome has a window encoding:
- the FAM210A gene encoding protein FAM210A, which produces MQWNVPRSVFRLAHRTCMEPHKASLFGHRQNIKGPLLLYKAESRVVLVQGRQKQWLHLSAVQCVAKERKPFTAHPPQLGVLHHKQWEQDILSKRVMSSKATSPGTSSEKKEEPDPLQDKSINLYQRFKKTFRQYGKVLIPVHLITSGVWFGTFYYAAIKGVNVVPFLELIGLPDSIVNILKNSQSGNALTAYALFKIATPARYTVTLGGTSFTVKYLRSRGYMSTPPPVKEYLQDRMEETKELLTEKMEETKDRLTEKLQETKEKVSFKKKVE; this is translated from the exons ATGCAATGGAATGTACCGAGGTCTGTATTCCGACTGGCACATAGGACATGCATGGAACCACATAAAGCCAGTCTCTTTGGACACCGTCAAAACATAAAGGGACCATTACTTTTGTACAAAGCTGAATCCAGAGTAGTTTTGGTACAGGGCCGTCAGAAGCAATGGCTGCACTTATCTGCTGTCCAGTGTGTCGCAAAGGAAAGGAAGCCATTCACTGCTCATCCACCCCAGCTGGGGGTCCTTCACCATAAACAGTGGGAGCAAGATATTTTATCCAAGAGGGTTATGTCATCCAAAGCCACATCCCCTGGAacttcttcagaaaaaaaggaagaacctgATCCTTTACAAGACAAATCTATTAATCTATATCAAcgatttaagaaaacatttagacAATATGGGAAAGTTTTGATTCCAGTGCATCTAATAACTTCTGGTGTTTGGTTTGGAACATTTTATTATGCAGCTATAAA agGAGTGAATGTGGTTCCTTTTCTAGAACTCATTGGGTTACCTGACAGCATAGTAAACATTCTGAAAAATTCCCAGAGTGGAAATGCACTAACAGCATATGCCTTGTTTAAG ATTGCAACACCTGCCCGATACACTGTGACTTTGGGAGGAACCTCCTTCACTGTGAAGTATTTGCGTAGTCGGGGCTACATGTCAACACCGCCTCCTGTTAAGGAGTATCTACAAGACAGGATGGAAGAGACCAAGGAGCTTCTCacagaaaaaatggaagaaacaaaggATAGACTCACTGAAAAATTAcaagaaaccaaagagaaagtttcttttaagaaaaaagtagaatag